The genomic interval CCAAATATAAAAATGCCTAATTTCTCAGTGTTGTAAGTGAGAAATTAGGCTTTAGTTAGTTCATAAAAGCGCCCGATTGTTGAATAACATGACTGGCGTTTTTTAAACAACTTTATTATCTCTGTACAGAAGCAGTGGATTGACCGTTTTAAAGGTGTGGCTACAAAATATCTCGACAACTATCTTACGTGGTTCTTGTTCGTAGACAGTCGAAGCAATGAAAGCATGAAACACAATAGTAAAGAATTCTTACTTACATCATTCGTATTTGAAATGACGGATACTTATGATAGTTTACGATTATCGGAATTTCAAACAGTTTAATCGAAATAGTTAATTTTAATTTATCTTTGCACCAGAACCACACAATACCCTCCTATCAATTCAATCCTTTTATAATCATCCTGAATGTTTTTTTCTTGTTTAAAGGCTGCTATCCGTTGGAGATAGTGGTCTTTAAAATTTAGCATCTTGATTCATAACGACCATTTTCTAATCATTAATATTTCTAATTATAAGTATCACTAATCTATATTTCACTTAATGATTGAACTAATATAAAGTAAAACAACAGAGAAATACTGTGATAAATACAAGGAGATGTAGAAGTTATGTCGCAACATTTATTTAAAGCAATCATTCTTGCATTTGCCTCTGCCATTCAAGGAGCGGCTATGTCTATTTTCTTATTTCCTCATTACATTCCATCCGGTGGTGCTGCCGGAATAGGTGTGTTATTAAATTACATGTGGGCTGTGCCGTATGCAACGAGCATTTGGTTATTAAATGCGGTGATGGTAATTGCAGCTGTCAAGTGGCTTGGAAAAAGCAACGCGGTGTGGACGATGTTTTGTGTCGGCGTAGCTGCCTTCACTATCCATTCACTTTCTCCATACATTCATCATCCGGTTGGAAATGTATGGATCGATTTAGTAATTGGAGCCCTTTTATTCGGTTTTAGTGTGGGAATTTTATTTAAAATGGGGGCTTCTTCAGGAGGAATGGATATTTTAGCTCTTATTATATCATCTTTTATAAAGCGACCTCCCGGAAGCATATTATTTTGGATTAATAGTTTGATATTACTTGTTGCCGGTGTCGTGATCGATTGGAAAGTGATCATGTATGCCCTGGTTTGCCAATGGTTTGGAACAAGGCTGATTGATATCATCGGAAAGGGAACCGTTTCTATACCTGTACTAAGGAAATAAGGTTCTGGTGCAAAAACTTCAAGATAATTGTAAGTAATCTCTAAATCTTGGACATACTGATACTATTACTTTCAAAACGCATACCCTGTAGGATAGTCAATGGTGTAGCCCTGGAATAAAGTTTGATTAAATTAACTTAATAAACCTTGATGAAAGAGCAAATAGAAAAGCGTGTTTTGAAAAAAATTGATCAAAACACGCTTTTTCTATACTCAATTGAATCATCCTTTTATAAAAAAGCTTGATAATTTTGTGATCCTTATGTTATTAAAGCGCCCGATTGTTGAATAGAATGACTCACATTTTTTAAACAACTTTATTATGTTTTAAACGACTTTTTTGTCACTTAACGAGAAAGTAACCTCTATTAATCTTATCATATGAAGGTAGTGAGTTTTAAGGTTAGATGTGCAAAATATTTATATATGGTCAGATTAGATAGAGTGTTGCAAAAAGGTTGCTCTAGACCCACCCATATTTCACTTGTTATGATAATTTTGCACTTGATTGAGGGCAGAATTACTATTGGAAGAGATAAAATATAATAATCTTAAATTAGGAGAGCGTGGAGCAATCATTAGTATAATTGCTTGCATCTGTCTTTCCGTTTTAAAATTAGCTATTGGGTACATAAGTGACTCTGCTGCATTAAAAGCAGATGGTCTAAATAATACAACTGATATCATTGCATCTATTGCTGTACTTATTGGACTAAAGCTTTCACAAAGACCACCTGATAAGGATCATGGGTATGGCCATTGGAAAAGTGAGACTATTGCATCAATGATTGCTTCATTTATTATGATAGCAGTGGGTATACAAGTATTGCTTGATGCTGTTACTTCAATGATTCAAGGTGGGAAAGAGTCACCCGACATAATAGCAGCTTATGTGGATGTTTTTTCTGCATTAGTCATGTATTTTGTCTATCGCTACAATAAAAAGCTAGCTATTAAAATTAATAGCAAATCAGTTATGGCAGCTGCAAAAGATAACATTTCAGATGCTTGGGTAAGTATAGGAACTGCAGTAGGTATTTTCGGTTCACAATTACATATGCCCTGGCTTGATACAGTAACAGCTATTATTGTAGGTTTATTAATATGTAAAACAGCTTGGGATATTTTTAAACAAGCTTCTCATGAACTTTCGGATGGGTTTGATCCAGAGAAAATAGAACTGTATAAAAATGTAGTATTAAAAGTAGATGGAGTTAAAGGACTAAAAGAGATTAAAGGGAGAAACTATGGGAATAACGAAGTAATAGATGTTGAAATTCTGGTTAATTCTACCCTAGATATTAAAGAAGCTCACGAGATAGCAACCCATATTGAAAAAGTCATGATAAATGATTATGGGGTATACGATGTTCATGTACATGTAGAGCCGAATTAATCAAAAAAACTTTTAGCAGATATAGAGTATAAATAGATACATTATTTTAAGTAAAATAAAAAAAGCCAAATTCCTAAAGATGTTATCAAGACCTAAATAAAAAAAAGATATATAAATTAAAGGACATTACATATTTTATATGACTAATATGTAATGTCCTTTCTTATTTATTGGGGGTAGTACCAGCGAAGCTGTCACCACTCGCAATAAGGAAATGCCAAGATTACTTAAAACATACATACCCCCTATCCTGTTTTAGATGGGGGGTAAATAAAGTTATTAAATTTTTTAATAAGGATGCCTTAGCAATAAAGTCGTTTAAAAATCTAAGTTGTATTAAACAATCGCGCCCTTTAATGGAATAACTTTATTATCACTTAACAGATTCTTAATCTACAAGAAAAACCGAAATTCCTTCTTTATAGAGATAGGAAATTCCGGTTCATCTTTTTTATAAACGGTTAAACTTTTTTCAAAACGGTGCGACTTTTTTATAAACAGTTCAACTTTATTTCAAAGCCACACAGGTTTCCCATACGGCAACCTGCCTTCTCTCTTACTTCTCGTTTTTCTTTAATACGTCAACAACAGTTTCCTCACTGATATTTCCAGAAGCATCTGAGGCCGTCACAGTTAAGATATTCTTGTGTTTTTGCTTTGGCACAGATACCTTAAACTTACCGTTAGTATCTGCTGTAGCTGTACCTAGCTCCACCTTGCCCATCATTACCTTAACACTTGCACCGGCTTCTGTTGTTCCTGTGATAATCGTATCATTATGAATGACAGGATTGACCTGTGGTGCATCTGGTGCGGTTACATCCACAACTTCTAACTGAGCAACGAGTGCATCATGATCACTAGCGCGTCCATGTTCTTTCATATACGGAGAGTTAAAGTTCACGATATCAAGCTTAGCTGCTTTAGCTAAATTATTGGATACTAAAATATGATCCAACACTTGTGCATTTCCTTGATAGTTGTATGTGTATCTCTCGGAAGCAGGTAAAGTTTCAACTAAGTTAGTTAAGTCATCCCCTTTGAGTGCCGCTAGAGGAGCAGAAAACTCAAAATCGTTTAAGTCACCTAATACCACTATATTTGCGTCCCCATTCTTTTCTTTTATGTCAGAGACAAAGTTATTAACGATCTTCGCAATTTGCACACGCTGCGCTTCACTTTCAAGGTGCGGTGGTTGATTTTTTCCAAATAAAGGATCTTCTCCCCCTTTTGAGTTGAAGTGATTGTTAATGACAATGACTTCTTCTCCTTGGAAATTAAACTCGGCTGCAAGCGGCTTACGGCTGCTGTTGAATGCAACATTTGTTGGGTCAATGCGGCCAGGGTTTAGTGTAAGATAACCATTTTCGTAAGCGACAGCTGTTGTTGCCTCTCCCTTTGGTGCCTTGTTCAGAGTTACACGCTCAGGATTGTATAGATATCCTACACGAATATTTCCTCCCGGTAATCCACCGTCTTTCCCGTCAACTGGAGCGATGTCTGTCCAAGCATAGGCTGGTCCGCCAAAGTCTTTGATTGCATCACTTAATGCCTTATAGTTTGCATCAGCTTTGACAACACCGTCATTCGTTTCTCCACTTTCGTCAAGCACCTCAATCAGACCGATAATATCTGGAGATCCTAAGTTCTCGATCATTGATTTTGCCAGCTTATCTCGTTTGGCAGTGTCTGTTGCTACAAAGTTTTCGATATTGTAGCCTGCGATGGTTAGTTTGTCTTCTTCTTTTTGAATAGTCGTTATTTCATTCGTTCTTGGACGTTCTATTATGTTAGGTAAATCAGTTGCTTTTGTAAGAATCTTAAAGTTACTAAACGAATAACTGACCACTCCTGTGACGGTTCCGTCAAAAGTATCTCCCGCTTTCGTTACAAAGCTGCGGTCATCAAGCTGAAGAAGCATTTTCTCGGGATTTTGATTTTCATGTGTTAAAAGAGGAGTTCCTTCTTTTGTATATTCTTTTCCGTCCATTTTACCTGTAATGACAGGTACTTCTCCATATTTCTGTGGTCCTGTCACAATCGGATTTTCAATGGAAACAAGCATCCCTTCAAGGCTTTCATAAAAATCAATGCCATCCTCTGCCGGGTCAAATGTGCCAAATTGATCGTTGTCGATGACAGAAGCTGGCGGCATTACATCCTTACCAATTACGATTGGAGCCGGAAGTTTATTTCCACTAGAAACCTTTGTAATCTTGCCTGATTGGGCATTAATTTCTGTCATGGCTAAATCGGTTTGCAGTTTCTCTTCATATCCATCTAGTACCCACTCTTTTACAAGTCCCGAAACGGTTACGCTATCCCCCACTGCAACACCGTGAGAAGGCTTGTAGACGAGAAGGCCTTCTGATGTATTAGAGTTGTTATCTGGGTTAGGATCCTGCATGTAAAAATTGCTGCCGTCTACTACATAGGTTACTATCCCAGGTACATCTACTACATTTTTATCTTTATATGGTGAAGTATGAGATTGACCTTGAATGTCCCGAATTTTTAAACCTGTTTCGCCATTTCCAGGTTCATCTGGAGGTGGTGTTGTGCCATCAAACGAAATGGCCGTTGGAGATTTTAGGCCAGGTACTGAAAAATAAGTTTCAAGTGAACCCGTAACAAAAACCTTTTTACCTACGATTGATGGATTCGTTAATAATCCAAAGGTTGGGCGGAAACTAGCAGGGATTTGAACAGGTAATATTTTGGTTGCGTCTTTTTCCGTAGGGCTATCAGCGATGGCGAAGTTTGTATCATCTTTAAATGGAGCCTCAAAATCATATGTAGCTTTTCCACCACCGCCACTTGTTGTATAACCTACAATATACCCTGCCACAGTAGCTGTCCCCGAATTATTCGCGATTGCCTGTGAAACCGTAATAGTTTCAGCCGCTTGTGCCCGATAAGGGAGAATCATGCTAATCAACATGACAAACATCGTCGTTATAGCAAATAGCTGTTTTCTAAGCCTCTCCAAGTGTTTTCCTCCTTTAAATCCCTCTATTAAGTAGTACTTCCAAATATTATTCCAAATCTATAAATATATCCCCCTTTCTCTTGGAAGGAAGTACCAGAGGTATGCTACTACTTTATCATTTTTTCTAGTTATTCCCATTGATTTAACTAAAATTTAACCTTCGCAATACAAACGTTTACAATTTTTGATTGACTCCATCTTAATGGATTAGACTCTATTAGGACGTTTTGGCTTTACATAGAAAACTTCATTGTTGAAATACAACTGATCTGAATGTGATTATAGTATTCGCTATATGTTGCTAGTTTTAACAATTCGTAAAATAGGTATTATACGAACAATTGAAAAGTGTATTATAAATCCCCTTTTACTCAGAAGGGTTCGTTAAATTGGGATTTAACGCGAAAAAGTAAAATCAAGAAAATGCCCTCTTTTGTACAGATGTTAAATGACGATTGACACAAATCTTTAGACTTTTGAACTGGTTACTTGAAAAAGAAAAGAGCGTTTCCTGTGTTCCAGAAACGGATTCTGGTGCAAAGATGATTTCAAAAAACATAGGACATGAATTTCCTGCTAACTTACGGATTATGATGCGATGCCAAATAGTTTATTAATGAATTCTTTTCTATTTTGGGCAGACTTCACCCCTTGGTGAACCTGCCCTTTTTTCATCATGTACATGGCCTCGATGCTACGTACTATTGAAGTAGCAGTTTCATACGTTTTAAATCCCAACATGGAGCGTACTCTTTTCTTAATGAAACGATGATCTTGTTCTACGATATTATTGAGATATTTCACTTGTCTCATTTGGATGCCTTCAGGCATCTTTTGCTCGTCTTTTAATTGTTGAATGGCTACAGGATACGCTAGATTCTTATCGACAGTTATGACACGAGGCTTAGAAACATGAAAAGACCGCAAAGCTTTCTTGAAGAAGTACTTTTCAGCCTTTTGGTCTCTTGTTTTGCTTAGGTAAAAGTCAATGGTGTTTCCTTCGGAATCTACTGCACGATACAGATACATCCATTGACCTTTGACTTTGATATACGTTTCGTTCACTCTCCATGAATCATTTGTACGTATCTGACGGTAAGAAGAATAATATCGGGTTGATAATGTTTCCACTTGAATAAATTTTGCTTTTCCACACTGATCTCGCACCTTTTTTAGATTAGTAGTATCAGTATGTCCAAGATTTAAAGGTTAATTGCAAGTGTTTTGAAGTTTTTGCACCAGAACCTATTTTTAAGTATAGTGAAGTATCTTATATCAAAAATTAAACAACTATATTTTAACCCCGTCCTAAAGTTAGAACGGGGTTATGCTTGTTTTAGGTTTTAAAATTAAATAACTTTATTGTCACTTTACAATGGGAGTTCTTTTGATACCTTACTGGAATCAATGACTTCTTATTACAATTATTTAAAATAAGTTTATTTGTTCATTATGTGTTTTGATTTGTAAGTCATTTATAATATCCTTGTCACTATACATAACGATGTGAAATGGAATTGGTGGAGTTTGAAGTGCACCATATTCTCGCCCCATCTTCCATTCTCCTACTGTGTCTACTAGTATATTTAAAAATATCTCTAAATTTTTTTCATCATTTTCAAATATCAAGTTGAAATTTTCGATAAATAGAACATATTGTTCAGCATCTAACCATTCTAAATCATTGAGACATTCATCGAAAGCATCCCAATTATCACCAAAATAATCGGGGAATTTTAATTTTTTTGCAAATTCTTTAAAGAAACTTTTTTTATTACGACATTTTTGTCCGTCAATCATAGCTACAAATTTTTTTGAGTTATTTTCGAAGTTTTCACAAGTAGATTCATATAATTTTTTAAAAATATATGAGTTATAACTCAAATGAAAAAATGGTTTTTCTAATTTATTGAAACTATTTATTTCCATACTGCATCCCCTATTAAATAATTTAAGCAAGTATTAATTCATTGTTCTAAAAGTTTTATAATGATTATTTGTATAATAAGCCTTTCCATTTTCCCCTATTACAATTCTTTCTGCCCCTCTATTTTCCCCTTTTTTCTTAGGGAAAATATCATATTCTTTATACTTTGTATTTGTTGGTAATAGCTCATTGCTATTTTTATACACACCGCCGCCTTTGTATCCCTGTTTAGGATGACCGTTCTTTTTTACATATTTAAGAGTATTTGTTGCCTCTTTCGGAATAACAAAGCTAGTTTTAATTTTTCTTACGACTTTTTTTCCTGATTGCCAAACTTTTTTTCCTTTTTTCACGACCCATTTGCCAGCAGTTTCCCCGAATGTTAGTAAAAATCCATATTTTCTTTCGCCATTATAATCAACATATTTTAGTGGATTATTGGATGTATATCCATATCCATTTTGTGTACTTGGATCATCATTATCCCCAGAATCGGGATCCAATGCTAAGAACGCACCATTTGCTGGATTATAGTAACGAGCTTGTAAGTAATAGTTCTTTGTTTCTTCATCAAAATAGTATCCTGCATACCGAATTGGGTTAGCTTGAGCTACTTTGCCGACTTCTGTTAAAACATTTCCATAGGCATCATACGTATAGGAACCTACTTCTTTACCGTCATTATCTCGAATCGATACAACATCACCACGCTGATTTGTCCAATAGTGATACACTTGTTCCTTCCAGTTATTACTTTCATCTTTTTCACGAATGACCATACCTAGAGGAGTGTATTTTTCCCATTGATAGTTTCGATATTGCTCGATAGAATCGTTAATCCGTATGATTTCTAAAGATAATTGATCGCCATCGTAGTAGTACTCATGTGTTTGGGAACCAACGATTTTCTTTGTACGCAATCCAGTTTCATCATATTCATAACGAGCCACTTCATTACCTTGTAGATCAGTGACTCTTGTTTGATATCCAAAGGCATTATACTCATACTTAAAATGTTCATCCTGAAGTAAATTTCCGTCCGTATCATATTGATAAGCGATGTCATTTTTAGTAGCAATTTGATTCGCTTCGTTAAACGTGAAAACGTCGGTTTTATCCCCGCGAATGCTTGTTTTACGATTTCCAGCATCATCGTATTCATATTGATTAATTGTACCATCTGGTAATTCTTCTCGAATCAATTGGCTATTTTCGTCATACGTAAAACCTGTAATGCTTTGTCCGATTTTTTCTTCTTTAATGTTCCCTGAACCATCATACGTATAATCGGGTTCTGGTGCAAAAACTTGAAGAAAATATAAAAAGCGAAATATTCCCAGTTACCCCTGGTCTTATGCAACTAGTCCAAACAGTTGATGGATGAATTCTTTTTGATTTTGGACAGACTTCTCCCTTTGAAAAGTCTGTCCTTTTTTGATCATGTGCATAGCCTCTAGCCCTGCAATCATTCGTTTGGCAGTCCGTAAGGACTTTAATCCAAGCATCGGGCGAATTCGTTTTTTAATAAAGCGATGATCCTGTTCCACGATATTGTTGAGATATTTAACTTGCCTTAGTTGGATGCCTTCAGGCATCTGTTTTTCTTCTTTTACCTCTTGAATAGCGATGGGATAAGCTGGGTTCTTGTCTACTGTTATCACACGAGGCTTAGAAACGTGCGAAAAAGCCAAGGCTTTCTTAAAAAAGCGCTTGGCTGCTTGTTTATTTCTTGCTTTACTTAGATGAAAATCAATGGTATTCCCTTCTGAATCAACAGCACGATACAGATACATCCATTGACCTTTGACTTTCACATAGGTTTCATCTACTCTCCAGGAGTCATTGGTTGACTTAAGATGGCGCCGTACTCTTTCATCTAATTCAGGCCCATATTAGTGTACCCAACGCATAATCGTTGTGTGAGCCATGGATAAGCCTCGTTCCTTCATCATTTCCACCAAATCACGAAAACTGAGGCTGTACCGTAGGTACCATCTAACCGTTAATAAAATAATGTCAGGCTGATAATGCTTCCATTTGAATTCTACTGGTTTTTTCATACCGATACACGTCCTTTTTAGTTTAGTAGTATCAGTATGTCCAAGATTTAGAGATTAGTTTCAAGTTAGCTGAATTTTTTGCACCAGAACCATTTTCTGGACACAGGGTAAAGCAAGTTGGTAAGCTGTAGGTTTGAACAAAATTATGCTGTTTGTAAAAAGACGTAATATTTTAAATGAAATTGCGATATTTTTCTTTTTTAATTAAACCTGTTTATAAAAACATTTCCCCTAAAGGTCCAAAAAAGAATAAGAGAGCTAAAACAACTACTGCTACCGCCATAATGGTAATAATGGTGCCTTTTTTCACTATAATTCCCTCCTTATTTTGGATAGGTATTTATTTCATTTCAGTACGCATGAAATTCCAGACTCCAGCTAAACTAAACAAGAGAAAACCACCTATTACTGCTAGGTACAAATCTTGGGTTGTCTGTGTAAATCCAAGCTGATTTTCTGGTGTCATAGCATAAGCAGGCTGCGACCAAGGATAATATCTTCCATACTTTGAACCTGTCACAAAGATATTCGGAATTATAAAAGCAAAGTTCAAGGCAATTGGAAGAGAAAAGTTTTGCCATTGTATCGCCAGCCAGGTTTGAAGGGCTATAAGAGGCAGAATGGACAACCATCCATTTAGAAACAGGCCTAAAAATTCGAAATACGGAAATGTTCCTGTCACCCCCATCACTTTCCCTAATATAAGGAAATACAAAAACATCATAACATTTGTCATTCCCACCAACAGCCAACCCCATATCATCTTTGACAGATAAAAGTATACTTTTGGAATAGGATAGGACAAAAGTTGCTTCCACCCCCCATTTGCATGTTCAAAACGACAGAGTATTGCCAGATACACACTTGAAAGTAGCGGACAAAGAACAGTTCCATACAAAAACTCGACTTGGGTCCACGCCCCCGTCCATCCTACCATTCCATTCTCTACAAAAACATGGATATGAGTAACATAGTTGGCCACTCCAACGACAGTAAGAAACAGAGGTGTTATCAGAATAATCAGTCAAATTTGGATATAGTTCCTAAGCTTCAACCAATCATTCCATAATACATCTTTAAACATACTCTTCCTCCTAATCTATTTCTCTACTGGAAAAATGTATCGATCCAATGATAGTGAAAAATAAGCCCATGCCAACGCTAATCCAAACCCATTCCCACTGGTAATCAGGGGAATTAACTATACTAGAAAAATCAGTAATGATATTTTCACTTGAAAATGTTACTTGGTATGGCAGGACCCACGGAAGATATTGTGTAACCCCCGGCAGCTGAATCAAAAATAGCCCCAAGGCTATTCCTACTCCTCCCATCATCATCGGTATCGCCTGATTATTTAATACCATGGACATCCATAGCTGCAGCCCAATAAGAGCAAAAGAAGTCAGATATGGAAACATTGTAAAATAAAAGATTCTGGAGGCATTAAATGTAGCGCTCCCTCCGAATAAAAATCCAGAAAGGTACATAGCAACTATTAAAAATAAGCCCGAAAGTAGCACACCAAGGCATATCCACATGTAGCGCGTCCAATAGTATTGGGTCTTGGATATTGGCATAGAAAAGATAAGTTTCCACGATCTTGCCTGGTGCTCTAGATTAGCAATATATGAGCATAAAATTGTAACGGAAAGGTGGATAATAAAATAGTTGCCGTAAAATGTAATCATCCATATGGTACCCCAAATGTTATAACTTCTACCTTCTGAGACCTCCTGCTGTATATCACCAGCATTCAGCAAAAGCAGTAAAGTTACCCCTCCAACTAATACAGCAGGGAAAAATAGGACAAGTCCCCAAAACCATGAGCGTTTTATTTTAACTAAATCGGACGATAATATCGGTCCCATTATAAGCTCTGTCCTTTCCCTGTAAGATCTAAGAAGATATCTTCAAGCGACTTTTTCATACCTTCCAAGCGGGAGACTGTAAATCCAGCCTCTACTAGTACCTTGTTGGCTTCCCCGGCTATAGATGATGAAGATTCTTGAATATACACAGTTCCTTCATCCTCTTCAAAATTTGCCTCAATGCCTTTATGGTTAAGAGAACTAGCTGCTTCCAAAGGCTTATCGACTTTTATTTTTATTTTAGGTTCACTTTCTTTCCTTAGAACCTCAATAGAATCTTGAAAAAGCATCTTCCCGTATTGAATAATACCCACCTGAGTTGCCATCAACTCTATTTCACTAAGTAAATGGCTTGAAACTAAAACGGTCATTCCAAACTTTGCAGGCATTTCTTTAATAAGTTCACGTATT from Peribacillus asahii carries:
- a CDS encoding YitT family protein codes for the protein MSQHLFKAIILAFASAIQGAAMSIFLFPHYIPSGGAAGIGVLLNYMWAVPYATSIWLLNAVMVIAAVKWLGKSNAVWTMFCVGVAAFTIHSLSPYIHHPVGNVWIDLVIGALLFGFSVGILFKMGASSGGMDILALIISSFIKRPPGSILFWINSLILLVAGVVIDWKVIMYALVCQWFGTRLIDIIGKGTVSIPVLRK
- a CDS encoding cation diffusion facilitator family transporter, producing MEEIKYNNLKLGERGAIISIIACICLSVLKLAIGYISDSAALKADGLNNTTDIIASIAVLIGLKLSQRPPDKDHGYGHWKSETIASMIASFIMIAVGIQVLLDAVTSMIQGGKESPDIIAAYVDVFSALVMYFVYRYNKKLAIKINSKSVMAAAKDNISDAWVSIGTAVGIFGSQLHMPWLDTVTAIIVGLLICKTAWDIFKQASHELSDGFDPEKIELYKNVVLKVDGVKGLKEIKGRNYGNNEVIDVEILVNSTLDIKEAHEIATHIEKVMINDYGVYDVHVHVEPN
- a CDS encoding DUF6359 domain-containing protein; the protein is MFVMLISMILPYRAQAAETITVSQAIANNSGTATVAGYIVGYTTSGGGGKATYDFEAPFKDDTNFAIADSPTEKDATKILPVQIPASFRPTFGLLTNPSIVGKKVFVTGSLETYFSVPGLKSPTAISFDGTTPPPDEPGNGETGLKIRDIQGQSHTSPYKDKNVVDVPGIVTYVVDGSNFYMQDPNPDNNSNTSEGLLVYKPSHGVAVGDSVTVSGLVKEWVLDGYEEKLQTDLAMTEINAQSGKITKVSSGNKLPAPIVIGKDVMPPASVIDNDQFGTFDPAEDGIDFYESLEGMLVSIENPIVTGPQKYGEVPVITGKMDGKEYTKEGTPLLTHENQNPEKMLLQLDDRSFVTKAGDTFDGTVTGVVSYSFSNFKILTKATDLPNIIERPRTNEITTIQKEEDKLTIAGYNIENFVATDTAKRDKLAKSMIENLGSPDIIGLIEVLDESGETNDGVVKADANYKALSDAIKDFGGPAYAWTDIAPVDGKDGGLPGGNIRVGYLYNPERVTLNKAPKGEATTAVAYENGYLTLNPGRIDPTNVAFNSSRKPLAAEFNFQGEEVIVINNHFNSKGGEDPLFGKNQPPHLESEAQRVQIAKIVNNFVSDIKEKNGDANIVVLGDLNDFEFSAPLAALKGDDLTNLVETLPASERYTYNYQGNAQVLDHILVSNNLAKAAKLDIVNFNSPYMKEHGRASDHDALVAQLEVVDVTAPDAPQVNPVIHNDTIITGTTEAGASVKVMMGKVELGTATADTNGKFKVSVPKQKHKNILTVTASDASGNISEETVVDVLKKNEK
- a CDS encoding barstar family protein, coding for MEINSFNKLEKPFFHLSYNSYIFKKLYESTCENFENNSKKFVAMIDGQKCRNKKSFFKEFAKKLKFPDYFGDNWDAFDECLNDLEWLDAEQYVLFIENFNLIFENDEKNLEIFLNILVDTVGEWKMGREYGALQTPPIPFHIVMYSDKDIINDLQIKTHNEQINLF
- a CDS encoding RHS repeat-associated core domain-containing protein codes for the protein MIREELPDGTINQYEYDDAGNRKTSIRGDKTDVFTFNEANQIATKNDIAYQYDTDGNLLQDEHFKYEYNAFGYQTRVTDLQGNEVARYEYDETGLRTKKIVGSQTHEYYYDGDQLSLEIIRINDSIEQYRNYQWEKYTPLGMVIREKDESNNWKEQVYHYWTNQRGDVVSIRDNDGKEVGSYTYDAYGNVLTEVGKVAQANPIRYAGYYFDEETKNYYLQARYYNPANGAFLALDPDSGDNDDPSTQNGYGYTSNNPLKYVDYNGERKYGFLLTFGETAGKWVVKKGKKVWQSGKKVVRKIKTSFVIPKEATNTLKYVKKNGHPKQGYKGGGVYKNSNELLPTNTKYKEYDIFPKKKGENRGAERIVIGENGKAYYTNNHYKTFRTMN
- a CDS encoding ABC transporter permease, whose product is MIILITPLFLTVVGVANYVTHIHVFVENGMVGWTGAWTQVEFLYGTVLCPLLSSVYLAILCRFEHANGGWKQLLSYPIPKVYFYLSKMIWGWLLVGMTNVMMFLYFLILGKVMGVTGTFPYFEFLGLFLNGWLSILPLIALQTWLAIQWQNFSLPIALNFAFIIPNIFVTGSKYGRYYPWSQPAYAMTPENQLGFTQTTQDLYLAVIGGFLLFSLAGVWNFMRTEMK
- a CDS encoding ABC transporter permease, with the protein product MGPILSSDLVKIKRSWFWGLVLFFPAVLVGGVTLLLLLNAGDIQQEVSEGRSYNIWGTIWMITFYGNYFIIHLSVTILCSYIANLEHQARSWKLIFSMPISKTQYYWTRYMWICLGVLLSGLFLIVAMYLSGFLFGGSATFNASRIFYFTMFPYLTSFALIGLQLWMSMVLNNQAIPMMMGGVGIALGLFLIQLPGVTQYLPWVLPYQVTFSSENIITDFSSIVNSPDYQWEWVWISVGMGLFFTIIGSIHFSSREID